One window of Haloarchaeobius salinus genomic DNA carries:
- the trmB gene encoding HTH-type sugar sensing transcriptional regulator TrmB, with protein sequence MPSDDLRGTMERVGERFNLGEYEIDAYLTVLEHGQLTASEIADRTEIPQPRVYDTVRSLSDRGLVELRESRPMKIIAVDPDDAFTDLESSLSELVDELNARYTAPARDTEAVSLVKSRSTILRYLEEVIDAAEYELALSLTPDLLERFEDLLATRHHQGISIELLVTPAAGAPDPDEFEYERIATTVRVRRGITTPVVAVADGSYSIYATQDALRDDQDRYGVIFNRSALGFLVSGFFGTVLWTTADEVFANGEDRPFPRRYSSIRRAVKDLIEEGGEFYATIEGRDVETGTPRLVRGQVTDISFEMTEEVAGLTLETDDGEVTVGGQVAAYEDVEAHEITIGRDEPPAVDR encoded by the coding sequence ATGCCATCCGACGACCTCCGTGGGACGATGGAGCGAGTTGGGGAGCGGTTCAATCTCGGGGAGTACGAGATCGACGCCTACCTGACTGTGCTCGAACACGGGCAGCTCACCGCATCGGAGATCGCCGACCGGACCGAGATTCCACAGCCCCGGGTGTACGACACGGTTCGGAGCCTCTCGGACCGCGGCCTCGTCGAACTCCGCGAATCCCGTCCGATGAAGATCATCGCCGTCGACCCCGACGACGCGTTCACCGACCTCGAATCCTCGCTGTCGGAGCTCGTCGACGAGCTCAACGCCCGCTACACCGCCCCCGCCCGCGACACGGAGGCCGTCTCGCTCGTCAAGTCCCGCTCGACCATCCTCCGCTACCTGGAGGAGGTTATCGACGCCGCCGAGTACGAGTTGGCGCTGTCGCTCACCCCGGACCTGCTCGAACGCTTCGAGGACCTGCTGGCGACCCGCCACCACCAGGGCATCAGCATCGAACTGCTGGTGACACCCGCCGCCGGCGCGCCGGACCCCGACGAGTTCGAGTACGAGCGCATCGCGACGACGGTCCGCGTCCGCCGCGGCATCACGACCCCGGTTGTGGCCGTCGCCGACGGCTCCTACTCGATCTACGCCACGCAGGACGCGCTGCGGGACGACCAGGACCGCTACGGCGTCATCTTCAACCGCTCCGCACTCGGCTTCCTCGTCTCCGGTTTCTTCGGGACGGTCCTCTGGACGACCGCCGACGAGGTGTTCGCCAACGGCGAGGACCGGCCGTTCCCCCGGCGCTACTCCTCCATCCGCCGCGCAGTGAAGGACCTCATCGAGGAGGGCGGCGAGTTCTACGCGACCATCGAGGGCCGGGACGTCGAGACCGGCACGCCCAGGCTCGTTCGCGGGCAGGTCACCGACATCTCCTTCGAGATGACCGAGGAGGTCGCGGGGCTGACGCTCGAGACAGACGACGGCGAAGTGACCGTCGGCGGACAGGTCGCCGCCTACGAGGACGTCGAGGCCCACGAGATAACCATCGGCCGGGACGAGCCACCGGCGGTCGACCGCTAG
- a CDS encoding translation initiation factor eIF-2B, which yields MIDETVEEIEEMQTHSSSVVAVKATRALLELLDREFATVEEYERALDRNAKALQRANPSHASLYNAMREVVDTVSAAESEDVDDAKATTSEAVERVVDGVEHGKSGAAERAAEHIEDGSTILTHDYSSTVLEAIELATRDGAHIEMYVTEARPRYLGRKTARTLAGNDRVETHLLTDAASGYYLEECDEVFVGMDCIVGDTLYNRVGTFTIAATAAHCDVPVSVVGSSSKVIESGFVFENEFRSPSEVMREPAEGFDVRNPAYDATPVSLLERAMTDEGVMEF from the coding sequence ATGATAGACGAGACCGTCGAGGAGATCGAGGAGATGCAGACCCACTCCTCCTCGGTCGTCGCCGTGAAGGCGACACGCGCACTGCTCGAGCTGCTCGACCGCGAGTTCGCGACCGTCGAGGAGTACGAGCGCGCGCTCGACCGCAACGCCAAGGCCCTCCAGCGCGCGAACCCCTCCCACGCCTCACTGTACAACGCGATGCGAGAGGTCGTCGACACGGTGAGTGCTGCCGAGAGCGAGGACGTGGACGACGCGAAGGCGACGACGAGCGAGGCCGTCGAGCGCGTCGTCGACGGCGTCGAACACGGCAAGAGCGGCGCGGCCGAGCGTGCAGCCGAGCACATCGAGGACGGGAGCACGATTCTCACCCACGACTACTCCTCGACGGTGCTCGAGGCCATCGAGCTCGCGACGCGAGACGGGGCCCACATCGAGATGTACGTCACGGAGGCCCGGCCGCGCTATCTCGGCCGCAAGACGGCCCGGACGCTCGCCGGAAACGACCGCGTCGAGACGCACCTCCTGACCGACGCCGCCTCGGGCTACTACCTCGAGGAGTGCGACGAGGTGTTCGTGGGGATGGACTGCATCGTCGGGGACACGCTGTACAACCGCGTCGGCACGTTCACCATCGCGGCGACGGCGGCTCACTGCGACGTACCCGTGAGCGTCGTCGGCTCCAGCTCGAAGGTGATCGAGAGCGGCTTCGTCTTCGAGAACGAATTCCGGTCGCCCAGCGAGGTGATGCGCGAGCCGGCCGAGGGGTTCGACGTCAGGAACCCGGCGTACGACGCGACGCCGGTGTCGCTACTGGAGCGAGCGATGACCGACGAGGGCGTGATGGAGTTCTGA
- a CDS encoding RtcB family protein translates to MTTYDAGDVTLRKVRDYVWEIPKQGDMRVPARVFASEELLSEISDDKTLEQLRNATHLPGITKYAICMPDGHQGYGFPVGGVGAMDAQNGCISPGAVGYDINCGVRMMTTNLTYDDLQGHEQELVEALFANVPSGLGGGGVFEGDIGDVDAILEDGVQWALRNDWAVPEDLEHCEDEGFRPDADPSAISQKAKDRGKNQIGSLGSGNHFLEVQRVTDVYDDAVGDAFGLTEDQVVVLIHCGSRGLGHQTCNDYLRRIEKTHAGMLDSLPDRELAAAPAGSQLAEEYYGAMCAAINFAWVNRQLIMHRTRQVFERVFDRDWRDMEMHLLYDVAHNIAKKERHQVGVDATGAVVTDDEDAVEYETRELYVHRKGATRAFPAGRDEVPPAYRAVGQPVIIPGSMGSGSYVLRGGEHSMRETFGSTAHGAGRLMSRTQAKKEYWGGDVQTDLREQNQIYVKAQSGATVAEEAPGVYKDVDEVVRVSDALGIGDRVARTFPVCNIKG, encoded by the coding sequence ATGACCACCTACGACGCCGGCGACGTCACCCTCCGGAAGGTCCGCGACTACGTCTGGGAGATCCCGAAGCAGGGCGACATGCGCGTCCCGGCGCGGGTGTTCGCCAGCGAGGAACTGCTCTCCGAGATCAGCGACGACAAGACGCTCGAACAGCTCCGCAACGCCACCCACCTCCCCGGCATCACGAAGTACGCCATCTGCATGCCCGACGGCCACCAGGGCTACGGCTTCCCCGTCGGCGGCGTCGGCGCGATGGACGCCCAGAACGGCTGTATCTCGCCCGGAGCGGTCGGCTACGACATCAATTGCGGCGTCAGGATGATGACGACGAACCTGACCTACGACGACCTGCAGGGTCACGAGCAGGAACTCGTCGAGGCGCTGTTCGCGAACGTCCCGAGCGGCCTCGGCGGCGGTGGGGTGTTCGAGGGCGACATCGGCGACGTCGACGCCATCCTCGAAGACGGCGTGCAGTGGGCGCTCCGGAACGACTGGGCCGTCCCCGAGGACCTCGAGCACTGCGAGGACGAGGGGTTCAGACCGGACGCGGACCCCTCTGCCATCTCCCAGAAGGCGAAGGACCGGGGCAAGAACCAGATCGGCTCGCTCGGCTCGGGCAACCACTTCCTCGAGGTCCAGCGCGTCACCGACGTGTACGACGACGCGGTCGGCGACGCCTTCGGCCTCACCGAGGACCAGGTCGTCGTGCTCATCCACTGCGGCTCGCGGGGGCTCGGCCACCAGACCTGCAACGACTACCTCCGACGCATCGAGAAGACCCACGCGGGGATGCTCGATAGCCTCCCCGACCGGGAGCTCGCGGCGGCCCCGGCGGGCTCGCAGCTCGCCGAGGAGTACTACGGCGCGATGTGTGCCGCCATCAACTTCGCGTGGGTGAACCGCCAGCTCATCATGCATCGCACCCGGCAGGTGTTCGAGCGGGTGTTCGACCGCGACTGGCGCGACATGGAGATGCACCTGCTGTACGACGTGGCCCACAACATCGCCAAGAAGGAGCGCCATCAGGTCGGCGTCGACGCCACCGGAGCGGTCGTCACCGACGACGAGGACGCCGTCGAGTACGAGACACGGGAGCTCTACGTCCACCGGAAGGGCGCGACCCGGGCGTTCCCGGCGGGCCGCGACGAGGTCCCACCAGCCTACCGCGCCGTCGGCCAGCCAGTCATCATCCCCGGCAGCATGGGCAGCGGGAGCTACGTCCTGCGCGGCGGCGAGCACTCGATGCGGGAGACGTTCGGTTCGACGGCGCACGGTGCGGGCCGCCTGATGAGCCGCACGCAGGCCAAGAAGGAGTACTGGGGCGGCGACGTGCAGACCGACCTCCGGGAGCAGAACCAGATCTACGTGAAGGCCCAGTCCGGGGCGACCGTCGCCGAGGAGGCACCGGGCGTCTACAAGGACGTGGACGAGGTCGTCCGTGTGAGCGACGCGCTCGGCATCGGCGACAGGGTCGCCCGGACGTTCCCGGTCTGCAACATCAAGGGCTGA
- a CDS encoding archease, protein MSFELREHTADVAVEATGDTPGELFAAVADGLTAAQCDDVPDGVGDRFELSVESESRESLLFDYLDELVYERDVRGVLPADHEARVVEGDDGSWRLTGSARGIPFDAVEAREVKAVTYSEMRVEETDDGWRAYVVLDV, encoded by the coding sequence ATGAGCTTCGAACTCCGCGAGCACACCGCCGACGTTGCCGTCGAGGCGACCGGCGACACCCCCGGGGAACTCTTCGCCGCGGTCGCCGACGGGCTGACCGCCGCGCAGTGCGACGACGTGCCCGACGGCGTCGGCGACCGGTTCGAGCTGTCCGTCGAGAGCGAGAGCCGGGAGAGCCTGCTGTTCGACTACCTCGACGAACTCGTCTACGAGCGCGACGTCCGGGGCGTCCTCCCCGCGGACCACGAGGCGAGGGTCGTCGAGGGCGACGACGGGAGCTGGCGGCTCACGGGGAGTGCACGTGGCATCCCGTTCGACGCCGTCGAGGCCCGGGAGGTCAAGGCCGTCACCTACTCCGAGATGCGCGTCGAGGAGACCGACGACGGCTGGCGGGCGTACGTCGTCCTCGACGTGTAG
- a CDS encoding DUF502 domain-containing protein produces the protein MTSPEDEGGTGPRFSPLDLVQDAFVAGLAVVVPLLVTLFVLNVLAGYLFSFLDAVVLALEEAGMSQGVSVMFVQALTIVVVLSVVLVIGFLTRFRYGEAAISYVDGFVARIPGFGSIYDSFREMSEVIVQSEERNFRDVKLVEFPQDETYTLGFLTTSTPQPLQEAVGRNDMVTLFLPLAPNPVMGGNLVHVPEHRVVDVDMTVEEGIRTVVTTGVATGGDPNEPDDLTEAELSQMAGFEQAEDDVGTDAEPEVEPDVLDQEREDDDQHEEAEEIVPDGDLDLETGGRRQAGAREEQELGGAASANEDDDDDGDRQTEADMTDENTP, from the coding sequence ATGACCTCCCCAGAGGACGAGGGTGGTACCGGCCCCCGGTTCTCACCGCTGGACCTCGTCCAGGACGCGTTCGTGGCTGGACTGGCGGTCGTCGTTCCACTGCTCGTCACGCTGTTCGTCCTGAACGTCCTCGCGGGCTACCTCTTCAGCTTCCTCGACGCCGTCGTCCTCGCCCTGGAGGAGGCCGGGATGAGCCAGGGCGTCTCCGTGATGTTCGTGCAGGCCCTGACCATCGTGGTCGTGCTGTCGGTCGTCCTCGTAATCGGCTTCCTCACGCGGTTCCGGTACGGCGAGGCCGCCATCTCCTACGTCGACGGTTTCGTGGCGCGCATCCCCGGCTTCGGCTCCATCTACGACAGCTTCCGCGAGATGTCGGAGGTCATCGTCCAGAGCGAGGAGCGCAACTTCCGCGACGTGAAGCTCGTCGAGTTCCCGCAGGACGAGACGTACACGCTCGGCTTCCTGACGACGTCGACCCCACAGCCGCTTCAGGAGGCAGTCGGCCGCAACGACATGGTCACCCTGTTCCTCCCGCTCGCGCCGAACCCCGTCATGGGCGGCAACCTCGTCCACGTGCCCGAACACCGCGTCGTCGACGTCGACATGACCGTCGAGGAGGGCATCCGGACCGTCGTGACGACCGGCGTCGCGACCGGCGGCGACCCGAACGAGCCCGACGACCTCACCGAGGCCGAGCTCAGCCAGATGGCCGGCTTCGAGCAGGCCGAGGACGACGTGGGCACCGACGCCGAGCCCGAGGTGGAGCCCGACGTGCTGGACCAGGAGCGGGAGGACGACGACCAGCACGAGGAGGCTGAGGAGATCGTCCCGGACGGCGACCTCGACCTCGAGACCGGCGGGCGACGACAGGCTGGCGCACGCGAGGAACAGGAACTCGGCGGCGCTGCCTCCGCGAACGAGGACGACGACGACGACGGTGACCGCCAGACCGAGGCCGACATGACCGACGAGAACACCCCGTGA
- a CDS encoding GNAT family N-acetyltransferase, which yields MSVNVDTRVVSPGSDEYVEDAWRLKERIRRDEDVLKQRKSFFTDAYRRSKVHLFLDEGADQPVIGFAAVRRDGYILFLAVDPEYRGEDIGKRLVARVAEEHRTVTCHARTSNENALRFYEHLGFDIKRRIDNYYEDGGDAYYLKLGDDVSITGRLSEFMRR from the coding sequence GTGAGCGTCAACGTCGACACGCGCGTCGTCTCCCCCGGAAGCGACGAGTACGTCGAGGATGCGTGGCGCCTGAAAGAGCGCATCCGCCGCGATGAGGACGTACTCAAGCAGCGAAAGAGCTTCTTCACCGACGCGTATCGCCGGTCGAAGGTCCACCTCTTCCTGGACGAGGGGGCCGACCAGCCGGTCATCGGGTTCGCCGCGGTCCGTCGCGACGGCTACATCCTCTTTCTCGCCGTCGACCCGGAGTACCGCGGCGAGGACATCGGGAAACGCCTCGTCGCCCGCGTGGCCGAGGAGCATCGAACCGTCACGTGCCACGCGCGAACCAGCAACGAGAACGCGCTGCGGTTCTACGAACACCTCGGCTTCGACATCAAGCGACGCATCGACAACTACTACGAGGACGGCGGCGACGCGTACTACCTGAAGCTCGGGGACGACGTGAGCATCACGGGTCGGCTCTCCGAGTTCATGCGGCGCTGA
- the priS gene encoding DNA primase small subunit PriS, producing the protein MNERTRRYLRGRFGDHYRGTTPSPPPEPNEREWGYITWSSGGTTMIRHHSWMEVGDLRTFLTDERPRHVYFSAGRYDDPGAGSMSEKGWRGSDLVFDLDADHLPGVDPDADSYAEMLAVCKDALLRLLDLLETDFGFEDLTVVFSGGRGYHVHVRDDGVDQLDRGHRREIVDYVMAADVDFESLVDRESVAGLGLKNPTDKRSLDTTGGWGRRVHDRLLAFVDEVRELPDDEARDRLQSFEGIGSGRSKKLVAVLDDRYDELAAGNLDVHPTVVRLADIFAQETFDAETAPIDEPVTTDINRLIRLPGSLHGGTGLAVTRIPRDEVAEFDPLHDAVPGTFVGNDIEVTVDETTEVELGGGSFTVEAGTQTVPEYVGVFLMARDRAEKGKE; encoded by the coding sequence ATGAACGAGCGCACCCGACGATACCTCCGCGGTCGCTTCGGCGACCACTACCGGGGGACGACCCCCTCGCCGCCACCGGAGCCGAACGAGCGCGAGTGGGGGTACATCACCTGGTCGTCGGGTGGCACGACGATGATCCGCCATCACTCCTGGATGGAGGTCGGCGACCTCCGGACGTTCCTCACGGACGAGCGCCCGCGACACGTCTACTTCTCAGCGGGCCGCTACGACGACCCCGGTGCGGGTTCGATGTCGGAGAAGGGCTGGCGCGGGTCGGACCTCGTCTTCGACCTCGACGCCGACCACCTGCCGGGGGTCGACCCGGACGCTGACAGCTACGCGGAGATGCTCGCGGTCTGCAAGGACGCCCTGCTGCGGCTGCTCGACCTGCTCGAGACCGACTTCGGCTTCGAGGACCTCACCGTCGTCTTCTCCGGCGGTCGGGGCTACCACGTCCACGTCCGCGACGACGGCGTCGACCAGCTCGACCGCGGTCACCGCCGCGAGATAGTCGACTACGTGATGGCCGCCGACGTGGACTTCGAGTCGCTCGTCGACCGCGAGTCGGTGGCCGGACTGGGGCTGAAGAACCCGACCGACAAGCGCAGCCTCGACACGACCGGCGGCTGGGGCCGGCGCGTCCACGACCGGCTGCTGGCGTTCGTCGACGAGGTCCGCGAACTGCCCGACGACGAGGCCCGCGACCGGCTCCAGTCGTTCGAGGGCATCGGTTCCGGTCGCTCGAAGAAGCTCGTGGCGGTGCTCGACGACCGGTACGACGAGCTCGCGGCCGGCAACCTCGACGTGCACCCGACGGTCGTCCGGCTCGCCGACATCTTCGCACAGGAGACGTTCGACGCCGAGACGGCACCAATCGACGAGCCGGTGACGACGGACATCAACCGGCTCATCCGGCTGCCGGGGAGCCTGCACGGCGGCACCGGCCTCGCGGTGACGCGCATCCCCCGGGACGAGGTCGCCGAGTTCGACCCGCTCCACGACGCCGTCCCGGGGACGTTCGTCGGGAACGACATCGAGGTGACCGTCGACGAGACCACCGAGGTCGAACTCGGCGGCGGTAGCTTTACGGTGGAGGCAGGCACACAGACTGTACCGGAGTACGTGGGCGTGTTCTTGATGGCCCGCGACCGCGCCGAGAAGGGGAAAGAATGA
- a CDS encoding MOSC domain-containing protein has product MTETEAGDSAEHDHTATAGTVEAIHVAPESGEPVEAVERVEAVAGAGLRGDRYFDEGGTFSDGTPRGITLIEAEAIEAAGSDYGVDVGDGRHRRNVTTRGVALNHLVDEEFRVGGAVCRGVELCEPCSYLEGLTEDGVARSLVHRGGLRATIVESGELAVGDGVASE; this is encoded by the coding sequence ATGACCGAGACGGAGGCAGGGGACTCGGCGGAGCACGACCACACGGCGACGGCCGGGACGGTCGAGGCCATCCACGTCGCGCCGGAGTCGGGCGAGCCGGTGGAGGCCGTCGAACGGGTCGAAGCCGTCGCCGGGGCCGGCCTGCGCGGCGACCGCTACTTCGACGAGGGTGGAACGTTCTCCGACGGCACGCCACGTGGCATCACGCTCATCGAGGCCGAAGCCATCGAGGCAGCCGGGAGCGACTACGGCGTCGACGTGGGCGACGGCCGCCACCGCCGCAACGTGACGACCCGCGGCGTCGCACTCAACCACCTCGTCGACGAGGAGTTCCGGGTGGGTGGGGCGGTCTGTCGCGGCGTCGAGCTCTGCGAGCCCTGCTCCTACCTGGAGGGGCTCACCGAGGACGGCGTCGCCCGCTCGCTCGTCCACCGGGGCGGCCTGCGCGCGACTATCGTCGAGTCCGGGGAGCTGGCCGTCGGCGACGGCGTCGCGTCCGAGTGA
- the bcp gene encoding thioredoxin-dependent thiol peroxidase has product MLDVGAEAPDFELPDQNGDLVSLSDYRGQTVVLWFYPRANTEGCTMEACSFRDNWDAFEDRDIAVLGVSDDDVADLKEFEEDHDLPVRLLSDEHGEVATIYDSYGEKQMFGNTFDGVFRNTYVVDEEGTIELVYEGVDPEEHAEEILADLD; this is encoded by the coding sequence ATGCTCGACGTCGGCGCGGAAGCTCCGGATTTCGAACTGCCGGACCAGAACGGTGACCTCGTATCGCTCTCGGACTACCGCGGCCAGACGGTCGTCCTCTGGTTCTACCCCCGTGCGAACACGGAGGGGTGTACGATGGAGGCCTGCTCGTTCCGCGACAACTGGGACGCCTTCGAGGACCGCGACATCGCGGTGCTCGGCGTGAGCGACGACGACGTCGCCGACCTCAAGGAGTTCGAGGAGGACCACGACCTGCCAGTGCGGCTGCTCTCGGACGAGCACGGCGAGGTCGCCACCATCTACGACTCCTACGGCGAGAAGCAGATGTTCGGCAACACGTTCGACGGCGTCTTCCGGAACACGTACGTCGTCGACGAGGAGGGAACCATCGAGCTCGTCTACGAAGGGGTCGACCCCGAGGAGCACGCCGAGGAGATCCTCGCGGACCTCGACTGA
- a CDS encoding CDC48 family AAA ATPase, protein MKLTVKPLKQKDAGRGLAAIDRGSMAELGLENGDYIRLVGKQDATTVARVWPGYPEDQGQGVVRIDGRLRQQANVGIDDRVEVEKADVKPATSVTVALPQNLRIRGNIGPLVRDKLSGQAVTSGQTVPFSLSFGPMGGSGQSVPLKIASTDPSGTVIITDSTDIQISETPAEQVGPAGEGDGEAVPNVTYEDIGGLDDELDQVREMIELPMRHPELFQQLGIEPPKGVLLHGPPGTGKTLIAKAVANEIDAHFHTISGPEIMSKYYGESEEQLREVFEEAEENAPAIVFIDEIDSIASKRGEASGDVERRVVAQLLSLMDGLEERGQVTVIAATNRVDALDPALRRGGRFDREIEIGVPDTAGRLEILQVHTRGMPLSDSVELEQYAENTHGFVGADIASLTKESAMNALRRIRPELDLEQEEIDAEVLENLKVTEGDFKEAMKSVNPSAMREVFVEVPDVTWNDVGGLNDTKERLRETIQWPLDYGDVFEAMDLEAARGVLMYGPPGTGKTLLAKAVANEANSNFISIKGPELLNKYVGESEKGVREVFEKARSNAPTVIFFDEIDSIATERGTRTGDSGVGERVVSQLLTELDGLEDLEDVVVIATTNRPDLIDDALLRPGRLDRHVHVPVPDEEGRRRIFEVHTRNKPLADDVDLEDLAARTEGYVGADIEAVCREASLAATREFINSVEPEQMAESVGNVRITADHFEHAMDEVTASVTDEVKERYDEIEQRFGREDVPTEEQQIGRTFQ, encoded by the coding sequence ATGAAACTCACCGTCAAACCCCTCAAGCAGAAGGATGCAGGTCGTGGGCTCGCCGCCATCGACAGAGGCTCGATGGCCGAACTCGGCCTCGAGAACGGCGACTACATCCGGCTGGTCGGCAAGCAGGACGCGACCACGGTCGCCCGCGTCTGGCCCGGCTACCCTGAGGACCAGGGCCAGGGCGTCGTCCGCATCGACGGTCGCCTCCGGCAGCAGGCCAACGTCGGCATCGACGACCGCGTCGAGGTCGAGAAGGCCGACGTCAAGCCCGCGACGAGCGTCACCGTCGCGCTCCCGCAGAACCTCCGCATCCGCGGGAACATCGGCCCGCTCGTCCGCGACAAGCTCAGCGGGCAGGCCGTCACGAGCGGGCAGACCGTCCCGTTCTCGCTCTCGTTCGGCCCGATGGGCGGCAGCGGCCAGTCCGTCCCGCTGAAGATCGCCTCGACCGACCCGTCGGGGACGGTCATCATCACCGACTCGACCGACATCCAGATCTCGGAGACGCCCGCCGAGCAGGTCGGCCCGGCCGGTGAAGGCGACGGCGAGGCCGTCCCGAACGTCACCTACGAGGACATCGGCGGCCTCGACGACGAGCTCGACCAGGTCCGCGAGATGATCGAGCTGCCGATGCGCCACCCCGAGCTGTTCCAGCAGCTCGGCATCGAACCGCCCAAGGGCGTTCTCCTGCACGGCCCGCCGGGCACCGGGAAGACGCTCATCGCCAAGGCCGTCGCCAACGAGATCGACGCCCACTTCCACACCATCTCCGGCCCGGAGATCATGTCGAAGTACTACGGCGAGAGCGAGGAGCAGCTCCGCGAGGTGTTCGAGGAGGCCGAGGAGAACGCCCCGGCCATCGTCTTCATCGACGAGATCGACTCCATCGCGTCCAAGCGCGGCGAGGCATCCGGCGACGTCGAGCGCCGCGTCGTCGCCCAGCTCCTCTCGCTGATGGACGGCCTCGAAGAGCGCGGCCAGGTCACCGTCATCGCGGCGACGAACCGCGTCGACGCGCTCGACCCCGCGCTCCGCCGCGGCGGCCGCTTCGACCGCGAGATAGAGATCGGCGTCCCCGACACCGCGGGTCGCCTGGAGATCCTGCAGGTCCACACCCGCGGGATGCCGCTGTCGGACAGCGTCGAGCTGGAGCAGTACGCCGAGAACACGCACGGGTTCGTCGGCGCGGACATCGCCAGCCTGACGAAGGAGTCGGCGATGAACGCGCTCCGGCGCATCCGTCCCGAGCTCGACCTCGAACAGGAGGAGATCGACGCCGAGGTGCTCGAGAACCTCAAAGTCACCGAGGGCGACTTCAAGGAGGCGATGAAGTCGGTCAACCCCTCGGCGATGCGCGAGGTGTTCGTCGAGGTCCCCGACGTCACGTGGAACGACGTCGGTGGGCTGAACGACACCAAGGAGCGCCTCCGCGAGACCATCCAGTGGCCGCTCGACTACGGTGACGTGTTCGAGGCGATGGACCTCGAAGCCGCGCGCGGCGTGCTGATGTACGGCCCGCCCGGGACCGGCAAGACGCTGCTCGCGAAGGCCGTCGCCAACGAGGCCAACAGCAACTTCATCTCCATCAAGGGGCCGGAGCTGCTGAACAAGTACGTCGGCGAGTCCGAGAAGGGCGTCCGCGAGGTGTTCGAGAAGGCGCGCTCGAACGCTCCGACGGTCATCTTCTTCGACGAGATCGACTCCATCGCGACCGAGCGTGGCACCAGAACGGGGGACTCCGGCGTCGGCGAACGCGTCGTCTCGCAGCTCCTGACCGAGCTCGACGGGCTCGAGGACCTGGAGGACGTCGTCGTCATCGCGACGACCAACCGCCCGGACCTCATCGACGACGCGCTCCTGCGTCCCGGACGGCTGGACCGCCACGTCCACGTACCGGTCCCGGACGAGGAGGGCCGCAGGCGCATCTTCGAGGTGCACACCCGCAACAAGCCCCTCGCGGACGATGTCGACCTCGAGGACCTCGCCGCGCGCACCGAGGGCTACGTCGGTGCCGACATCGAGGCGGTCTGCCGCGAGGCGTCGCTCGCCGCGACCCGCGAGTTCATCAACTCCGTCGAACCGGAGCAGATGGCCGAGTCCGTCGGCAACGTCCGCATCACCGCCGACCACTTCGAGCACGCGATGGACGAGGTGACCGCGAGCGTCACCGACGAGGTCAAGGAGCGCTACGACGAGATCGAACAGCGCTTCGGCCGCGAGGACGTCCCAACCGAGGAACAGCAGATCGGTCGGACGTTCCAGTAG
- a CDS encoding DUF7127 family protein translates to MNIQDFAAEDEQFVRQYVYDDASVVAVDLGDGFDAGSVDIVGDTVIVVGRGDEQYELDAPGVSQAFIRNGVLTIEMEVDA, encoded by the coding sequence ATGAACATCCAAGACTTCGCTGCGGAGGACGAGCAATTCGTCCGGCAGTACGTGTACGACGACGCCAGCGTCGTGGCCGTGGACCTCGGCGACGGGTTCGACGCCGGGTCCGTGGACATCGTCGGCGACACCGTCATCGTCGTCGGCCGCGGTGACGAGCAGTACGAGCTGGACGCTCCCGGCGTCTCGCAAGCGTTTATCAGAAACGGCGTCCTCACTATCGAGATGGAGGTCGACGCATGA